The Agromyces sp. G08B096 DNA window GAGCTCGGCGCTCACAACCTGCAGACGGGTGTGGACGCGTCGCAGGCGACCCTGACAGCGGCTCAGCCGGTCACGTCGGGGCCGAACACCGCGACCCCGGCCGGGTCCGGCGCGACGGGGTCCGCGCCGTCGTCAGGGTCGACCCGCACCGGTGCCGTACCCGAGTCGTCGGTTCCTGCCTCGTCGTCGGTTCCTGCGTCGTCGTCGCCCGAGGCGTCGCCCGCGCAGCCGTCGGAGGCGGCGCCCAGCACGGTCGGCGACTCCACCGCCTCGGACGCCGACTCCGCCACGGAGCCCACCTCCGAGACCGAGCCGGAGTCCACCTCCGAGACGGACACGGATTCCGCGACGGAACCCGGCGTCGGGACCGAACCCGGCACCGACTCGGAAGCCGACGGCGCCGCGACGAATGAGCCGGCCCAGTCGCCTGTGCCGGCGACCATCCACCACCAGTTGCTCGACGAGGCGTTCCCGCACCTCCTCGCGCCCGAGTCGCGAGCGGATGCGATCCACGTCGTGAACCGGCTGGGCTTCGACGTGGATCCGAGCCGGTTCCGGATGAACTGCCACTATGTGGTCAACGCGCTCGAGCTGCGCTTCCGCGGGTACGACGTGATCGCGAGCCCCACGGTTCAGGGCAGCGAAGTCGACGGGGGAACGGGCGCGGTCGCGTCGCGCGGCGAAGGCCGCTTCCCGGTCGCGATCGCCGCCGACTGGGTGCAGGCCGACGGCAGCCGGCGCGACTTCGAGTCGCTGAGCGACTACGAGGGCGACAGTCCCATGTCCGCCCTCGAAGACCTCACCGCCTCGTGGCCTGAGGGCGGCCGCGGCTTCATCCTGGGCTACTGGAAGCAGCCCGGTCTGGGCGGCCACATCTTCACCGTGGTGAAGGAAGCCGACGGCGTGAAGCTGTACGACGGCCAGGTCAACGATGCCGACGCCTCCCACTACCTCGACGACATGCATTTCAACGAGACCTCATCGGCGCCGTGGAAGGACCTCATCGTCCTGCGCGTCGACGACCTGGTTCCCACGAGCGAGGTGCTGAAGACGTCGAAGCCGTGGACCACGCCCGAGTACGACCTGCTGATCGAGTGGAAGGACGCGGCCGATCCGTCCGCGCTGCCGCAGCAGATGATCGATCGGGAGATCGCTGCGAACGAGCGGTGGCGCGCCCGCAACGACGAGCTCATTGCGGATCTCGTCGCGAAGCTCAATGACCCGGCGACCAGCTCGTCAGAGGCGAATCGTCTGCACAGCGACATCTTCGTGCTGCGCCAGCAGAACGTGCGGCTCGAGCAGGGCCTGGTCCAGTTCAAGCTCGAGCTGGCCTCCGCGAAGCAGGCGGCGCAGCAGCCTCCGGCACCGCCGGTCGCGAGTGCTCCCAGCAGCGAGCCCGCCGCCGCCGGCGCTCCGATCGGCAGGGGGCATATCGTGACCAACGGCCCGGGTGACGACTTCGAGGACGACGAGGACGACGAGGAGCGCACCGGGCGCGCCATGTCCGGGCGAGGATAGGAACCATGTTGACGATTCAGGAGGCACGCCGAGCCCTCGAGCGGCACTTCGCCGAGCACCCACCTGCCGTCTCGGGTGATCTCTACATCGGCGACGGCTGGTACGAAGACGAGCAGGACTACCTTCCGGAGTGGGGGTCGCGTCAGTTCCTCGTCGACGGGAACCCGTCGTTCGGCCGTCTGGACAACCTCGCCATCTTCATCGACAAGCACACCGGTGCCGTCCGGGAAGACTACGTCACCCCGAATCTCAAGAAGATCCGGGGCATGCGGCCGGTCGGCTCCGGCGCCTGATCTCCTGACCCCGTGACGCCCGGTTGGTCCGCGTTGCCGGGCGATAGGCTCATCTGAGAATCCGAGCAGGAGGAGGAGGAGCGGTGCTCGACGAGGCGACCGGACGGTTCATCGACCAGGTGCGGGTGCTCCCGCCCGAGGCGCTCGCGGCCGCGTTCGACCGGGCGGTCTCGCTTCGCCGTGCGGGAGGTCGCGAGGCGAGCAAGGCGCTGAAGCCGTCGGCGGTCGAGAACTCCGAACTCGAGCGCGCAGTCCGAGACCTCCTCCTTCCCCGTGCGGACGAGCTGAACGGCTTCCGCGACGGACTGCACGCCGACGCGAAGAGCGCCGTGGTGATCGCGGGGCGTGCGGTCATGAAGCCCGGGCAGTTGACGGCCGAGCAGTACGACGTGCTCGTGACGCCGTTCCGGGAGGCCGGCGTCGAGGTGCCGACCCACTCGCGGTAGTCCCCGCTCGAGTGACGCTGCCGGCATGCTGATGTCGAACGAGGCCCATCCGTCTTCGACGATCGGCGGACTGGACGACCTGCGCAGTGAGCGGCCGAAGCGCCGGCTCGCGGGCCCTGCGAGGATGGCGCCGTGGTGACCATTCAGGAGGCACGCCGAGCGCTCAAGGGCCACTCACGCAGAATTTCACGAAGCGTCGATCTCGCCCGCGTGCCTGCCCCACCCGCACTCCTGCTGCGACATGGGGAGCGCTCCCCATTCCATCGCCCGGCCGGCTGGGTAGACTTCCCCGGGTGGCCGAGCGCCCCTGCCACGAGGCATCCCCGCGTCGATCGCGCCGCGCGCGACGAGCTGAGCAGACCCACCTGAGGAAGGCCCACGCATGACGAGGTTCCGGAGTTTCGACCCGGTCGCCCCCATCTCCGACGAGACGATCCAGGCCTTCTCCGCCCGGGTGCCCGCCGAGGTCGCCGACTTCTGGCGCACGCACGGCGCCGGCTTCGTCGGCGACGGCTACTTCCGGTTGGTCGATCCGGCGCGTGCCGCTGCGATGCTCGAGGGCGTCTTCGGCCTGCCCGAGGGTGCGGTGGTGCTGTTCACGACCGCGCTCGGCGACCTCGTCGTGCACGCGAACGGGTTCTACCTCGTGATCAAGTCGCGCTGGGGCGCGATCGACGTCGTCGACGGGGCGAGCGTCGACGACCTGGTGGCGCTCATCGAGGATCCCGCGCAGCGCGAGGTCGCCTGGGAGTGGCAGCCGTATCCGGCCGCGCGCGACCGCGACGGCGTGCCGGGCTTCGAACAGTGCTACGGGTTCGTTCCGCTCCTCGCGCTCGGCGGCTCGCCCGACCCGGCGAACCTGCAGCTCGGCGGCCTCTACGAGCACCTCGCCGTCATCGCGCAGCTCGCCGGCCAGCCGCAGGTGCGCCGCCACCTGCAGACCGCCGGCGCGGCGCCCGCCGAGGACTCCGTGACGGATGACTCGGGCGACGGCCCGCTCGTCGAGTTCGGCCGCTCGCTCTTCGCGAAGCTCGCCGACGACCCGAAGCTCAACATCATCGAGCTGCCCGACGGCCTCGGCGTCTGCCTGGTGCACGCGGCGCGCGGCGGCGGCAAGATCTACGTGGCGCCCGACCGGTCGGTGCTGTTCGTGGGGTCTGCGGTCGACTTCGAGGCGGGCCTCGGCGCGTTCCGCGACGGCGTGCGCACCCCGCTCGAGAAGTTCGACATCGACCGAGGCGGGCAGGCCTGATGGCCGAGACCCTCGAGCGCCGCTGTGAGCGGCTGCGCCAGCCCGTCACCGAGCTCGTCGCGACGAGCCTGTCGGCGGCCTACCGCCCCCAGGATTTCCCCGAGCTCCTTCGGGCGATCTCGGTCGTGCGGGGCATCCTCGCCGAGGACGCCTCAGGACTGCCCGACGGCGCGTTCCGTTCGTGGCTGCCCACCGCGCTCGACAACCTCGACCGCATGCGCGACGCGGTCGAGGCGGGCGATGCGGCGAAGTCGTACGCGATCCTCACCGACAAGACCGACGGCTTCATCCGGCTGACCGACGGCTGCGCCGGCTTCCCCGGCTGGGAGCGCGCCTGAGCGGAGCGGGCCTAAGCAGAGCCGCTGAGCCCGGCGTTCGGTGCTGAGCGCGCGTACCCTCGGAGCATGGACCAGTCGCGAACGAACGCCTGGGTCGTCGCGGGCTTCGCCGCGGCCCTCGATCTCGCGGTCGTCGTGTGCGCGTACGGGTTCGTGAGCCTCCTCGCGGACGTCGAGGTCGTCTCCGATCCGGCGGTCGGCGTGCTGGTGGTGCCGGCGGCGGTCGGGGCATCCGTCCTGGTGCTGCTCGTGACCCTCGGCCTGCGGCTGCGCCGGCCGGAGCGGATGGCGCTCACCGTCCTCCTCTCGGCGGTGCTCGCCTGGCTGGTGTTCGTCGTCGTCGCCATCATCGGGCACCTGCTCGGCACGACGGGCAGCGTCCTCGCGAGCGTGCTGTTCGGTGCGGGCCTCGGCATCGGCTGGTTCGGGCTGCTGATCCCGGCGGCGGCGGCGCTGGTCGCCTCGCTCGCCGTGCTCGTCGCGCGCGGCAGGTCGGGCGGCATGGACCGCCCGCGCTGGCCGTGGGAGCGCGACGACGAGTGAAGAGCTCGCGGCGCGCGGCCATTCGACCGCCGGATGCCCCGGTCCAGGCGCCTCCCGCAGTATCGTGAACTCCCGTGGAGGGCTCGATCGAGGCGCGCGTGAGCCACGAGGTCGACCGCTGGCTGCAATGGCTGCCGCGGTGGCGGCCCGGCACGCACCGCGGCCGGGTGCGTCTCTGCCAGAAGTGCTTCGGGTCGCCGATCCTCGCGGCGGCCGGCCTCGACGTCGACGTGCCGCATCCCGTGCAGCACGCGTTCTCGATGCGGATGAAGGGCATCATCGACGCCGCCGTCGACGACTACACGGCGCGGAACCTCCCGATGCTCCACCGCGAGATCCGGCTCGCCGAGGAGCGGAAGGCCAAGCGCCACTATCGCGCGGGGGAGGGGCTCGACCCCGAGTTCCGCGGCCTCGAGCTCGACCCCGAGCCGGTGCCGGACCAGCCGTTCCTCTTCACCCTCACGGGCCTCGAGGCGGATGCCGCGGCCGAAGCCGCCGAGCCCGCGCCGAGGCCGTTCACGCCGGAGGAGAAGGACGCGCTGCGCGAGGAGGTGCGGCTCGCCGACGAGTTCGCCAAGCAGCTCGGCCGGCGCATCTGCGTGGAGCTCGCCCAGCACCGTCGCCGGATCGGCAACGCCGTCGAACGGCTCGTGGAGCCCCAGGTCGCCGAGCTCCTGGCCGACCTCGAACGCGAGCTCGACGCCCCAGGATGGCCGGGCTGACGTTCGCGCCGCCGACCGCCTCCGCCGTGCGCGAACACGGGGCTGCGGCATCCGTCGTCATTTGACCGCGAGGTTACGCGGCATTACCATTGATCGGGTGTGCGCTGTGCCGCGCGCCTGCCTCATGCCCGGGTCACCGGCCGACGCAGGATCGATCATCTCGCACACCAAGGGCCTTCCGCCCCCACGGCATACCCACCACGCAACAGGCTCCGCGGTTCCGCGGTGCCGGTGGGTCGTGATGTGAAACCCATCAACGCTGTCACCGTGCAGCACCAACAAGGAGAAGCAGTGCCAACCATTCAGCAGTTGGTCCGCAAGGGTCGCTCGCCCAAGGTCACCAAGACCAAGGCGCCCGCCCTGAAGGCCAACCCCCAGCAGCGCGGCGTGTGCACGCGTGTGTACACCACCACCCCGAAGAAGCCGAACTCGGCGCTCCGCAAGGTCGCCCGTGTGAAGCTCTCGAACGGCACCGAGGTCACCGCCTACATCCCCGGTGAGGGCCACAACCTGCAGGAGCACTCGATGGTGCTCGTGCGCGGCGGTCGTGTGAAGGACCTCCCGGGTGTCCGCTACAAGATCATCCGCGGCGCGCTCGACACGCAGGCCGTGAAGAACCGCAAGCAGGCTCGTAGCCGCTACGGCGCGAAGATGGAGAAGAAGTAATGCCTCGCAAGGGTCCCGCTCCGAAGCGCCCCGTCGTCGCCGACCCGGTGTACGGCTCGCCGGTCGTCAGCCAGCTCGTCAACAAGATCCTCATCGACGGCAAGAAGGACCTCGCCCAGCGCATCGTCTACGAGGCGCTCGAGAACGTGGCGAACAAGTCCGGCCAGGACGCCGTCGCGGTCCTGAAGAAGGCCCTCGACAACGTGCGCCCGACCCTCGAGGTCCGGTCGCGCCGCGTCGGCGGCTCGACCTACCAGGTCCCCGTCGAGGTCAAGCCCCACCGCGCGAACACCCTGGCGCTGCGCTGGCTCACCAGCTACGCCAAGGCCCGTCGCGAGAAGACCATGACCGAGCGTCTCACCAACGAGATCCTCGACGCCTCGAACGGCCTGGGTGCCGCGGTCAAGCGCCGTGAAGACACCCACAAGATGGCCGAGTCGAACCGCGCCTTCGCCCACTACCGCTGGTAGCGGGCCGAGCGGATGCCGCAGGCCCAGGCCCGCGGCATCCGCTCACCCTCATCGTCCCTTCCTGAACCATCCGGAGGAACCCCGTGGCACAAGACGTGCTCACCGACCTCAACAAGGTCCGCAACATCGGCATCATGGCCCACATCGATGCCGGCAAGACCACCACCACCGAGCGCATCCTGTTCTACACGGGCGTGAACCACAAGATCGGCGAGACCCACGACGGCGCCTCGACGACCGACTGGATGGAGCAGGAGAAGGAGCGCGGCATCACGATCACGTCTGCCGCCGTGACCTGCTTCTGGAACAAGAACCAGATCAACATCATCGACACGCCCGGCCACGTCGACTTCACGGTCGAGGTCGAGCGGTCGCTGCGCATCCTCGACGGTGCCGTCGCCGTCTTCGACGGCAAGGAGGGCGTCGAGCCCCAGTCCGAGACGGTGTGGCGTCAGGCCGACAAGTACAACGTGCCGCGCATCTGCTTCGTCAACAAGATGGACAAGCTCGGTGCCGACTTCTACTTCACGGTCGACACGATCGTCTCGCGCCTCGGCGCGAAGCCGCTCGTGATCCAGCTGCCCATCGGCGCCGAGAACGACTTCGTCGGGGTCATCGACCTCGTCGAGATGCGTGCGCTCGTGTGGCCCGGCGACGCCAAGGGCGACGTGACCATGGGCGCCAAGTACGAGGTGCAGGAGATCCCGGCCGACCTCAAGGAGAAGGCCGAGGAGTACCGCCAGCAGCTGCTCGAGACCGTCGCCGAGACCAGCGACGAGCTGCTCGAGAAGTTCTTCGGCGGCGAGGAGCTCACGGTCGCCGAGATCAAGGGCGCGATCCGCAAGCTCACCGTCAACAACGAGATCTACCCGGTGCTCTGCGGGTCGGCGTTCAAGAACCGCGGTGTGCAGCCGATGCTCGACGCGGTCATCGACTACCTCCCGAGCCCGCTCGACGTGCCGCCCGTGCAGGGCCACGACGTTCGCGACCCCGAGAAGATCATCGAGCGTCACGCCGACGCGAACGAGCCCTTCGCGGCCCTCGTGTCGAAGATCGCCGTGCACCCCTTCTTCGGTCGTCTGACCTACATCCGCGTCTACTCGGGTCACCTCGACTCGGGCGCGCAGGTCATCAACTCGACCAAGCAGAAGAAGGAGCGCATCGGGAAGATCTTCCAGATGCACGCCAACAAGGAGAACCCGGTCGACTCGGTCACCGCGGGCAACATCTACGCGGTCATCGGCCTCAAGGACACGACCACGGGTGACACGCTGTGCGACCCGAACGACCAGATCGTGCTCGAGTCGATGACCTTCCCCGAGCCTGTCATCGAGGTCGCCATCGAGCCGAAGACCAAGGCCGACCAGGAGAAGCTCGGCACGGCGATCCAGAAGCTCGCCGAGGAGGACCCGACCTTCCGCACCGAGCTCAACCCCGAGACGGGCCAGACCGTCATCAAGGGCATGGGCGAGCTGCACCTCGACATCCTGGTCGACCGCATGAAGCGGGAGTTCAAGGTCGAGGCGAACGTCGGCAAGCCCCAGGTCGCCTACCGCGAGACCATCCGTCGCGCGGTCGAGCGTCACGACTACACCCACAAGAAGCAGACGGGTGGCTCGGGCCAGTTCGCGAAGATCCAGTTCGCGCTGGAGCCGCTCGAGGTCACCAACGAGAAGACGTACGAGTTCGAGAACAAGGTCACCGGTGGCCGCGTTCCCCGCGAGTACATCCCCTCGGTCGACGCGGGCTTCCAGGACGCGATGCAATACGGCATCCTCGCCGGCTACCCCATGGTGGGCGTCAAGGCGATCCTGCTCGACGGTGCCGCGCACGACGTCGACTCCTCGGAGATGGCGTTCAAGATCGCGGGCTCGATGGGCTTCAAGGAGGCCGCTCGCAAGGCGAACCCCGTCCTGCTCGAACCGCTGATGGCCGTCGAGGTCCGTACTCCCGAGGAGTACATGGGCGACGTCATCGGCGACCTGAACTCGCGCCGCGGCCAGATCCAGTCCATGGAGGACGCCGCCGGCGTGAAGGTCGTGCGTGCGCACGTCCCGCTCTCGGAGATGTTCGGCTACATCGGCGACCTGCGGTCCAAGACCTCGGGCCGCGCCGTGTACTCGATGGAGTTCGAGAGCTACGCGGAGGTCCCGAAGGCTGTCGCCGACGAGATCGTCCAGAAGAACAAGGGCGACTAGCCCTGCCCGCACGGCCCATCCGGGTCGCGTAACATATCAACACAACCCCGTAGCCGACCGAGCGCAATCCGGCGCTCGGCGAGGCTGCATGAGTCCTGAGGAGGACCCACAGTGGCTAAGGCCAAGTTCGAGCGGACCAAGCCGCACGTCAACATCGGCACGATCGGTCACGTCGACCACGGCAAGACGACGCTCACCGCCGCCATCTCGAAGGTGCTCGCCGACAAGTACCCGTCGGCCACCAACGTGCAGCGCGACTTCGCGTCGATCGACTCGGCTCCCGAGGAGCGCCAGCGCGGCATCACGATCAACATCTCGCACGTCGAGTACGAGACGCCGAAGCGCCACTACGCGCACGTCGACGCCCCGGGTCACGCCGACTACATCAAGAACATGATCACCGGTGCGGCTCAGATGGACGGCGCGATCCTCGTGGTCGCGGCGACCGACGGCCCGATGGCCCAGACGCGTGAGCACGTGCTGCTCGCCAAGCAGGTCGGCGTGCCCTACCTGCTCGTCGCGCTGAACAAGGCCGACATGGTCGACGACGAGGAGATCCTGGAGCTCGTCGAGCTCGAGGTGCGCGAGCTGCTCTCCTCGCAGGGCTTCCCCGGCGACGACGCTCCGGTCGTCCGCGTTTCGGGCCTCAAGGCGCTCGAGGGCGACGAGAAGTGGGTCCAGTCGGTCCTCGACCTCATGGACGCCGTCGACGAGTCGATCCCCGACCCGGTGCGCGACAAGGACAAGCCGTTCCTCATGCCCATCGAGGACGTCTTCACCATCACCGGTCGTGGCACGGTCGTCACGGGTCGCGCCGAGCGCGGCACGCTGAAGATCAACTCCGAGGTCGAGATCGTCGGCATCCGCCCGACGCAGAAGACCACGGTCACGGGCATCGAGATGTTCCACAAGCAGCTCGACGAGGCCTGGGCCGGCGAGAACTGCGGTCTCCTGCTCCGTGGTACCAAGCGTGAGGACGTCGAGCGCGGCCAGGTCGTCGTGGCCCCCGGCTCGGTCACCCCGCACACGAACTTCGAGGGCACCGCGTACATCCTCTCCAAGGAGGAGGGCGGGCGTCACAACCCGTTCTACGCGAACTACCGTCCGCAGTTCTACTTCCGCACCACCGACGTCACCGGCGTCATCACGCTGCCCGAGGGCACCGAGATGGTCATGCCCGGCGACACCACCGACATGACGGTCGAGCTCATCCAGCCGATCGCCATGGAGGAGGGCCTCGGCTTCGCCATCCGCGAGGGTGGCCGCACGGTCGGCGCCGGTACCGTCACGAAGATCATCAAGTAATCTCCGCGACTGCGACCTGAACGGGGGTCGGGCCTTCGGGCCCGGCCCCCGTTTCGTGTCCCCGGGGCCGCCGTGTGACGCGCAGGTTGCGCGGAGCGGAGGCATCCGTGTCGATTCGGAGCATTCTCGGAGGCTCGCGTTCCGCGTCGACGTAGCCTGAGAGGTGATGGGGGCTCAGCAGTCGACGCATTCGCGAAGCGCGGTCCGCCCGGAGATCCAGGCGCTCCGGGCGATCGCCGTCAGCGCCGTCGTCCTGCATCACGGCTGGCCCGCGGTCGCCCCGGCGGGATACATGGGCGTCGACGTCTTCTTCGTCGTCTCCGGCTTCCTCATCACCGGTCTCCTGCTCCGCGAGCACGAGCGGTCCGGGCGGATCTCGCTCGGACGCTTCTACCTGCGCCGAGCCCGACGCATCCTGCCGGCGGCGGTCGTCGTGCTCGCCGCCGTCTCCGCGGCGACGGTCGCGTTCGTGCCGAAGACCGAGTGGTTCCAGTGGTTCCGCGAGATCGTCGCGAGCGCCCTGTATGTCGAGAACTGGCAGCTCGTCGCCGACTCGCAGAACCCCGCACGCGACGACCTCGCGTCGACCCCGGTGCAGCACTACTGGTCGCTGTCGGTCGAGGAGCAGTTCTACCTCGTCTGGCCGCTGCTGCTCATCCTCGCGCTCTGGTTCGCTGCGAAGCGCGGGCGTGGCGCGACTCCGACCCTGCTCATCGCGCTCGGCGTCGTGACCGCCGGCTCCTTCGCTCTGTCGGTCGCGACGACGGCGGCCGACCACAACATCGCGTACTTCTCGACCCTCACCCGGACGTGGGAGTTCGGCGTCGGCGGGCTCCTCGCCGTCGCCACGGCGCACGGGCGCGCCTCCGGCACACCGGCGCTTCGCGCGGCCGCCTCGTGGGCCGGATTGGCGCTCATCGCGCTGCCGATCCTCGTCTTCCACGACGAGGCCGCGTTCCCCGGCCTCGTCGTGCTCCTGCCGGTCGCGGGCGCCCTCGCGGTCATCTGGGCGCGCATGCCGCAGCCGCGCTGGTCGCCAGCTGCACTCCTGAGGCTCGCCCCCGTCCAGTGGACGGGCGATCTGTCGTACTCGCTGTATCTCTGGCACTGGCCGATCATCATGCTCGCCCCGTACGTCACCGGCATCCCGAGCCCGCCGTGGATAATGGTGCTGCTCGTCGTGCTCTCGTTCGCGGTCTCCGACCTGTCGAAGCGGTGCATCGAGGACCCGTTCCGGCGCCAGGGCACCCGCCTCGGCTCACGTCCGGTGCTGCTCCTCGGCGGACTCGCGGTCGCGATGGCCCTCGTCGTCGGCGCCGGGACGGTCGCGCCGGGGGTCGCCCGGGACCAGCTCGCGTGCGAACGCGACGGGTGAGTGCCGGAGGACGCTCAGGCTGGGGAGGCGGCCGCCACATCGACCACCTCGAGGTCGAGCTCGACCGAGTCTCCGATCGAACGCGCCACCGTGCAGCCGCGGTCGACCGCGCGGGTGATCGTCTGCACCAGGCGCTCGCGCTCCTCGGGTGCGAGCGACGCGAGCTCCAGCAAGATCTCCTCCTCGATGCGCGTGTAGCGGTTCGTCTCGGGGTCGGACTGCCCGTGCGCCCAGATGGTGATCGGGACGTCCTCGCCGAGCCGGCGCGCGGTGACGACATCGGCGCTGAGGCCGGTGCATCCGATGAGCGCGAGCTTCAGCAGCTCGCCCGGGGTGAAGTGCTCGCCCTCGAGCTCGGAGCCGCCGATGCGGACGGTGGCGCCCCGCTCGTTCATGCCCTCGTAGACCCGCGGCGCAACACGCGTCACCGATACGCTGCCCGGTCCGATCCGATCGCTCACCCGGTGCGCGACATCCGCCATCTGCGGCCTCCTGACTGCTCGACTGCCCCGATTCCATCACGCCCGCGACGAGCAGGCTGGGAGTCCGCCGGGCGCGACACGCCCGGGTTGCACGGATGTCCCCGATATGGCAAACTCGTTGAGTTCAACATTTCGAACGGCGTGCCGTGCTGCGTGCCGTTCGAATCACTGCCAGGCAGTGCATAACCACCGGGCCCCGCGAGGGGTTCCAGGGTCAGGTTAGGCCGCGGGCAGCAGAACACGACAACCGACACCCACACCAGACGGGGAGACCCGTGTGCGTCGGCGCGGGCGACACGCCCGAGCGCGGGGGTCGGTGGCTCGGGGTCGAGCGTGTCGAGGCCACCGCGGCTGTGCTCATGCAGAGCAGCGGGGTGCCTTCGACAGGCTCGATCAACAGCCGTTGACAGCAGAACAGTGGTGCTCCATACCA harbors:
- a CDS encoding T6SS immunity protein Tdi1 domain-containing protein, which produces MTRFRSFDPVAPISDETIQAFSARVPAEVADFWRTHGAGFVGDGYFRLVDPARAAAMLEGVFGLPEGAVVLFTTALGDLVVHANGFYLVIKSRWGAIDVVDGASVDDLVALIEDPAQREVAWEWQPYPAARDRDGVPGFEQCYGFVPLLALGGSPDPANLQLGGLYEHLAVIAQLAGQPQVRRHLQTAGAAPAEDSVTDDSGDGPLVEFGRSLFAKLADDPKLNIIELPDGLGVCLVHAARGGGKIYVAPDRSVLFVGSAVDFEAGLGAFRDGVRTPLEKFDIDRGGQA
- a CDS encoding DUF6121 family protein, with protein sequence MDQSRTNAWVVAGFAAALDLAVVVCAYGFVSLLADVEVVSDPAVGVLVVPAAVGASVLVLLVTLGLRLRRPERMALTVLLSAVLAWLVFVVVAIIGHLLGTTGSVLASVLFGAGLGIGWFGLLIPAAAALVASLAVLVARGRSGGMDRPRWPWERDDE
- a CDS encoding spermidine/putrescine ABC transporter substrate-binding protein, which translates into the protein MEGSIEARVSHEVDRWLQWLPRWRPGTHRGRVRLCQKCFGSPILAAAGLDVDVPHPVQHAFSMRMKGIIDAAVDDYTARNLPMLHREIRLAEERKAKRHYRAGEGLDPEFRGLELDPEPVPDQPFLFTLTGLEADAAAEAAEPAPRPFTPEEKDALREEVRLADEFAKQLGRRICVELAQHRRRIGNAVERLVEPQVAELLADLERELDAPGWPG
- the rpsL gene encoding 30S ribosomal protein S12, whose amino-acid sequence is MPTIQQLVRKGRSPKVTKTKAPALKANPQQRGVCTRVYTTTPKKPNSALRKVARVKLSNGTEVTAYIPGEGHNLQEHSMVLVRGGRVKDLPGVRYKIIRGALDTQAVKNRKQARSRYGAKMEKK
- the rpsG gene encoding 30S ribosomal protein S7; this translates as MPRKGPAPKRPVVADPVYGSPVVSQLVNKILIDGKKDLAQRIVYEALENVANKSGQDAVAVLKKALDNVRPTLEVRSRRVGGSTYQVPVEVKPHRANTLALRWLTSYAKARREKTMTERLTNEILDASNGLGAAVKRREDTHKMAESNRAFAHYRW
- the fusA gene encoding elongation factor G — its product is MAQDVLTDLNKVRNIGIMAHIDAGKTTTTERILFYTGVNHKIGETHDGASTTDWMEQEKERGITITSAAVTCFWNKNQINIIDTPGHVDFTVEVERSLRILDGAVAVFDGKEGVEPQSETVWRQADKYNVPRICFVNKMDKLGADFYFTVDTIVSRLGAKPLVIQLPIGAENDFVGVIDLVEMRALVWPGDAKGDVTMGAKYEVQEIPADLKEKAEEYRQQLLETVAETSDELLEKFFGGEELTVAEIKGAIRKLTVNNEIYPVLCGSAFKNRGVQPMLDAVIDYLPSPLDVPPVQGHDVRDPEKIIERHADANEPFAALVSKIAVHPFFGRLTYIRVYSGHLDSGAQVINSTKQKKERIGKIFQMHANKENPVDSVTAGNIYAVIGLKDTTTGDTLCDPNDQIVLESMTFPEPVIEVAIEPKTKADQEKLGTAIQKLAEEDPTFRTELNPETGQTVIKGMGELHLDILVDRMKREFKVEANVGKPQVAYRETIRRAVERHDYTHKKQTGGSGQFAKIQFALEPLEVTNEKTYEFENKVTGGRVPREYIPSVDAGFQDAMQYGILAGYPMVGVKAILLDGAAHDVDSSEMAFKIAGSMGFKEAARKANPVLLEPLMAVEVRTPEEYMGDVIGDLNSRRGQIQSMEDAAGVKVVRAHVPLSEMFGYIGDLRSKTSGRAVYSMEFESYAEVPKAVADEIVQKNKGD
- the tuf gene encoding elongation factor Tu, with translation MAKAKFERTKPHVNIGTIGHVDHGKTTLTAAISKVLADKYPSATNVQRDFASIDSAPEERQRGITINISHVEYETPKRHYAHVDAPGHADYIKNMITGAAQMDGAILVVAATDGPMAQTREHVLLAKQVGVPYLLVALNKADMVDDEEILELVELEVRELLSSQGFPGDDAPVVRVSGLKALEGDEKWVQSVLDLMDAVDESIPDPVRDKDKPFLMPIEDVFTITGRGTVVTGRAERGTLKINSEVEIVGIRPTQKTTVTGIEMFHKQLDEAWAGENCGLLLRGTKREDVERGQVVVAPGSVTPHTNFEGTAYILSKEEGGRHNPFYANYRPQFYFRTTDVTGVITLPEGTEMVMPGDTTDMTVELIQPIAMEEGLGFAIREGGRTVGAGTVTKIIK
- a CDS encoding acyltransferase — protein: MGAQQSTHSRSAVRPEIQALRAIAVSAVVLHHGWPAVAPAGYMGVDVFFVVSGFLITGLLLREHERSGRISLGRFYLRRARRILPAAVVVLAAVSAATVAFVPKTEWFQWFREIVASALYVENWQLVADSQNPARDDLASTPVQHYWSLSVEEQFYLVWPLLLILALWFAAKRGRGATPTLLIALGVVTAGSFALSVATTAADHNIAYFSTLTRTWEFGVGGLLAVATAHGRASGTPALRAAASWAGLALIALPILVFHDEAAFPGLVVLLPVAGALAVIWARMPQPRWSPAALLRLAPVQWTGDLSYSLYLWHWPIIMLAPYVTGIPSPPWIMVLLVVLSFAVSDLSKRCIEDPFRRQGTRLGSRPVLLLGGLAVAMALVVGAGTVAPGVARDQLACERDG
- a CDS encoding OsmC family protein; protein product: MNERGATVRIGGSELEGEHFTPGELLKLALIGCTGLSADVVTARRLGEDVPITIWAHGQSDPETNRYTRIEEEILLELASLAPEERERLVQTITRAVDRGCTVARSIGDSVELDLEVVDVAAASPA